Proteins from one Streptosporangium becharense genomic window:
- a CDS encoding carboxymuconolactone decarboxylase family protein, translating to MSIDNLKGALPDFAKDIKLNLGSLITTSSLSEQQLWGTLLACATATKSPWVITEISAEAAGILSAEAFKAARAAAAIMAMNNVYYRSMHLIGDETYATMPAKLRMSIIGNPGVDKTDFELWSLAVSAIGGCGRCLESHEQVLRQAGMPREQIQEGIKIAAVVNAVATVLDSEAALASV from the coding sequence TCAAGCTCAACCTGGGGTCGCTGATCACGACCTCCTCGCTGAGCGAGCAGCAGCTGTGGGGGACGCTGCTCGCCTGCGCGACGGCCACCAAGTCGCCCTGGGTGATCACCGAGATCTCCGCCGAGGCGGCCGGCATCCTGTCGGCCGAGGCGTTCAAGGCGGCCCGCGCCGCCGCGGCGATCATGGCGATGAACAACGTCTACTACCGGTCCATGCACCTGATCGGTGACGAGACGTACGCGACCATGCCCGCCAAGCTCCGCATGTCGATCATCGGGAACCCCGGCGTCGACAAGACGGACTTCGAGCTGTGGTCGCTGGCGGTCTCCGCGATCGGCGGCTGCGGCCGGTGCCTGGAGTCGCACGAGCAGGTGCTGCGCCAGGCGGGCATGCCCCGCGAGCAGATCCAGGAAGGGATCAAGATCGCGGCGGTCGTCAACGCCGTCGCGACGGTCCTCGACTCCGAGGCGGCCCTGGCCTCGGTCTGA
- a CDS encoding SWIM zinc finger family protein has protein sequence MSRQGWFEPSRPIRVEGGLRVRSRRGSIGERWWSRRFIDILEGVCDAGRLGRGRSYARSGQVLDLEIGPGLVTARVQGSRRTPYRVRVEIEAYDAGRWRELAGALAAQAVHRAKLLAGEMPPEIEDVFDGRGLPLFPDRYGLEMDCSCPDWGFPCKHLSAVLYVLAERFDDDPFLVLAWRGIARDALLDALRETAGGTSGGDGPARPGLFDVADEPFADRLADFYRPGASPARLRDRMALPDTPSDLLLRVLDAPPVKARHIPLLDLLRPAYRNLARDDES, from the coding sequence GTGAGCAGGCAGGGATGGTTCGAGCCCTCCCGGCCGATCCGGGTCGAAGGCGGCCTCCGGGTGCGCAGCAGGCGCGGCTCCATCGGCGAGCGGTGGTGGTCGCGCCGGTTCATCGACATCCTCGAGGGCGTCTGCGACGCCGGAAGGCTCGGCCGGGGTCGCTCGTACGCGCGCTCCGGCCAGGTCCTCGACCTGGAGATCGGTCCGGGGCTGGTCACCGCGCGGGTCCAGGGGTCCAGGCGCACCCCGTACCGGGTCAGGGTGGAGATCGAGGCCTACGACGCCGGCCGGTGGCGCGAGCTCGCCGGCGCGCTCGCCGCGCAGGCCGTGCACCGCGCGAAGCTGCTCGCCGGGGAGATGCCCCCGGAGATCGAGGACGTCTTCGACGGGCGCGGGCTGCCGCTCTTCCCCGACCGGTACGGCCTGGAGATGGACTGCTCGTGCCCCGACTGGGGCTTCCCCTGCAAGCACCTGTCGGCCGTGCTGTACGTGCTGGCCGAGCGGTTCGACGACGACCCGTTCCTGGTGCTGGCCTGGCGGGGCATCGCCAGGGACGCGCTGCTCGACGCCCTGCGCGAGACGGCCGGCGGCACCTCCGGCGGGGACGGCCCGGCCCGGCCCGGCCTGTTCGACGTGGCCGACGAGCCGTTCGCCGACCGGTTGGCCGACTTCTACCGTCCGGGTGCCTCACCGGCCCGGCTCCGCGACCGGATGGCGCTGCCCGACACGCCGTCCGACCTGCTGCTGCGCGTCCTGGACGCGCCGCCGGTCAAGGCGCGGCACATCCCGCTCCTCGACCTGCTGCGGCCCGCCTACCGGAACCTGGCGCGGGACGACGAATCCTGA
- a CDS encoding DEAD/DEAH box helicase, translated as MLVVHGAWAGDGLAVWAEDPAGPTASTSRAKVRPHPFAAPAPAVLDALALWGDAAAAAAGKAVTEEITLLLPGSARGPLPSPESGLDVTARQPRIGSWRVPALLVEPGAALGLLGHVGAPDRLPARTYEAPGSPAGSGAPPPEAYEPDEVFPEAYEPGESQQGDPRTPTPGESLRYLAVVAGYARDLVRRGRVLPQLVAENGGYAARWRPVLTGPYAARFRELAAAMPPVCRAVAEERPSAHVLIEALACLSDAAVRRALPERLLGGHRPGTRSPLADRWTVALTGENAALPGLTRTAADELTGPLQEWFRSAHRLDGPVRVCFRLTEPADDPADDPGAAPAADLVAEYGGPPAPPRDDDPRWRVEFAVQSSEDPSLYLPAPLVWAGETAPGLPGRLDEALLADLGRAARLYPEVERALRGPRPAELVLDTAGAFAFLRHAAPLLQAAGFGVQLPAWAGRTRLGLKLTARSQPTGPGAAADQGFGLHQLVDFRMDLAIGDETISEEELAELARLKVPLVRVRGRWVELDDRQLGAALKAVERRRSGEMTVGELIREVVHGGDEELPVVGVEADGLLGDLLSGEADRRLEPITTPAGFHGVLRPYQERGLSWLAFMSKVGLGGILADDMGLGKTAQTLSLLLDERAAGDRPGPTLLVCPMSLLSNWQKEAARFAPSLDVYLHHGGSRLRGEELDRRVERADVVLTTYGTALRDREVLAALTWARVVCDEAQAIKNSVARQAQAVRSLPARSRFALTGTPVENHLAELWSLMEFCNPGLLGPARRFRERYQEPIERHGDEAATAALRRATGPFVLRRLKTDKTIISDLPDKMEMKVWCTLTPEQASLYQAVVEDMMNKIAGSDGIERRGNVLATMTKLKQVCNHPAHLLKDGSRLAGRSGKLARLEELAEEIISEGDKALVFTQYAEFGTLLQPYLAARLERPVLWLHGGLPKRQRDALVERFQHDDEPMLFLLSLKAAGTGLNLTGANHVVHVDRWWNPAVENQATDRAFRIGQTRNVQVRKFICVGTLEERIDEMIERKQALAESVTGTGEDWITGLSTDRLRELFRLGPEAVS; from the coding sequence GTGCTGGTGGTCCACGGGGCCTGGGCGGGTGACGGGCTGGCGGTCTGGGCGGAGGATCCGGCCGGTCCGACCGCGAGCACCTCCCGGGCGAAGGTCCGCCCGCACCCGTTCGCGGCTCCGGCCCCGGCCGTCCTCGACGCTCTCGCGCTGTGGGGGGACGCCGCCGCCGCGGCCGCGGGCAAGGCCGTCACCGAGGAGATCACCCTGCTCCTGCCCGGCTCGGCCCGGGGCCCGCTGCCCTCCCCCGAGTCCGGTCTGGACGTCACCGCGCGGCAGCCGAGGATCGGTTCCTGGCGGGTGCCCGCCCTGCTGGTCGAGCCGGGTGCGGCGCTGGGCCTGCTCGGCCACGTCGGCGCTCCGGACCGCCTCCCCGCGCGGACGTACGAGGCTCCCGGGTCTCCCGCCGGCTCCGGTGCCCCTCCCCCGGAGGCGTACGAACCAGATGAGGTCTTCCCGGAGGCGTACGAACCCGGTGAGTCCCAGCAAGGAGATCCGCGCACGCCGACCCCGGGGGAGTCCCTGCGGTATCTCGCCGTCGTCGCCGGGTACGCCCGTGACCTGGTCCGCCGGGGCCGGGTGCTGCCCCAGCTCGTCGCCGAGAACGGCGGGTACGCGGCGCGGTGGCGTCCGGTGCTGACCGGCCCCTACGCCGCCCGCTTCCGCGAGCTCGCCGCCGCGATGCCCCCGGTCTGCCGGGCCGTCGCCGAGGAGCGGCCCTCGGCCCACGTGCTGATCGAGGCCCTGGCCTGCCTGTCCGACGCGGCGGTGCGGCGTGCGCTCCCCGAACGCCTGCTCGGCGGGCACCGGCCGGGGACGCGCAGCCCCCTCGCCGACCGCTGGACGGTCGCCCTCACCGGGGAGAACGCGGCCCTTCCCGGGCTGACCCGGACGGCGGCCGACGAACTGACCGGGCCGCTGCAGGAGTGGTTCAGGTCGGCGCACCGGCTCGACGGGCCGGTCAGGGTCTGTTTCCGGCTGACCGAGCCCGCCGACGACCCCGCCGACGATCCCGGCGCCGCACCGGCCGCCGACCTCGTCGCGGAGTACGGCGGGCCCCCGGCGCCGCCGCGGGACGACGATCCCCGCTGGCGGGTGGAGTTCGCCGTCCAGTCATCGGAGGATCCGAGCCTCTACCTGCCCGCGCCGCTCGTCTGGGCGGGCGAGACCGCCCCCGGGCTTCCCGGCCGGCTCGACGAGGCGCTGCTGGCGGACCTCGGCCGGGCGGCCCGGCTCTACCCCGAGGTGGAGAGGGCGTTGCGCGGCCCCCGGCCGGCGGAGCTCGTCCTCGACACGGCGGGGGCGTTCGCGTTCCTCCGCCACGCCGCCCCGCTCCTGCAGGCGGCCGGGTTCGGCGTGCAGCTTCCCGCCTGGGCCGGCCGGACGAGGCTCGGGCTCAAGCTCACGGCCCGCTCGCAGCCGACCGGTCCCGGCGCCGCCGCCGACCAGGGGTTCGGGCTGCACCAGCTGGTGGACTTCCGCATGGACCTGGCGATCGGCGACGAGACGATCAGTGAGGAGGAGCTGGCCGAGCTGGCCAGGCTCAAGGTGCCGCTGGTCCGGGTGCGGGGCCGCTGGGTCGAGCTGGACGACCGCCAGCTCGGCGCCGCCCTGAAGGCGGTCGAGCGGCGCCGGTCGGGCGAGATGACGGTCGGTGAGCTGATCCGGGAGGTCGTCCACGGCGGCGACGAGGAACTGCCGGTCGTCGGGGTGGAGGCCGACGGGCTCCTCGGCGACCTGCTGTCCGGGGAGGCCGACCGCCGCCTCGAACCGATCACGACCCCCGCCGGTTTCCACGGCGTGCTCCGGCCGTACCAGGAGCGCGGGCTCTCCTGGCTCGCCTTCATGTCGAAGGTCGGGCTCGGCGGCATCCTCGCCGACGACATGGGCCTGGGCAAGACCGCGCAGACCCTCTCGCTGCTGCTCGACGAGCGCGCGGCGGGCGACCGGCCGGGGCCGACGCTGCTGGTGTGCCCGATGTCCCTGCTCAGCAACTGGCAGAAGGAGGCCGCCAGGTTCGCCCCGTCGCTGGACGTCTACCTGCACCACGGCGGCTCCCGGCTGCGCGGCGAGGAGCTGGACCGGCGGGTGGAGCGGGCGGACGTCGTCCTCACCACGTACGGCACCGCCCTGCGGGACCGGGAGGTGCTGGCCGCTCTCACCTGGGCGAGGGTCGTCTGCGACGAGGCGCAGGCCATCAAGAACAGCGTCGCCCGGCAGGCGCAGGCCGTACGGTCGCTTCCGGCCCGGAGCAGGTTCGCGCTGACGGGCACGCCGGTGGAGAACCACCTGGCGGAGCTCTGGTCGCTGATGGAGTTCTGCAACCCCGGCCTGCTCGGCCCGGCCAGGCGGTTCCGGGAGCGGTACCAGGAGCCGATCGAGCGGCACGGCGACGAGGCGGCGACCGCCGCGCTCAGGCGCGCCACCGGGCCGTTCGTGCTGCGGCGCCTCAAGACCGACAAGACGATCATCTCCGACCTGCCGGACAAGATGGAGATGAAGGTCTGGTGCACCCTCACCCCCGAGCAGGCGAGCCTCTACCAGGCCGTGGTCGAGGACATGATGAACAAGATCGCGGGCAGCGACGGCATCGAGCGGCGCGGCAACGTGCTCGCGACGATGACGAAGCTCAAGCAGGTCTGCAACCACCCCGCGCACCTGCTCAAGGACGGCTCGCGGCTGGCCGGCCGGTCAGGGAAGCTCGCCCGGCTGGAGGAACTGGCCGAGGAGATCATCAGCGAGGGTGACAAGGCCCTGGTGTTCACCCAGTACGCCGAGTTCGGCACGCTGCTCCAGCCGTACCTCGCGGCGCGGCTGGAACGCCCGGTGCTCTGGCTGCACGGGGGGCTGCCGAAGAGGCAGCGTGACGCGCTGGTGGAACGGTTCCAGCACGACGACGAGCCGATGCTGTTCCTGCTCTCGCTCAAGGCCGCGGGCACCGGGCTCAACCTGACCGGCGCCAACCACGTCGTCCACGTGGACCGGTGGTGGAACCCCGCCGTGGAGAACCAGGCGACCGACCGGGCGTTCCGGATCGGCCAGACCAGGAACGTCCAGGTCAGGAAGTTCATCTGTGTCGGCACCCTGGAGGAGCGGATCGACGAGATGATCGAACGCAAGCAGGCGCTCGCCGAGAGCGTCACCGGCACCGGCGAAGACTGGATCACCGGCCTGTCCACCGACCGGCTGCGTGAGCTGTTCCGGCTGGGGCCGGAGGCCGTCTCGTGA
- a CDS encoding pyridoxal phosphate-dependent aminotransferase: MSDPLVARMRGFGTTIFAEMSALAVRTGSINLGQGFPDTDGPAAMLERAVSAIRDGRNQYPPGPGVPELRQAVAEHRKAHYGLDYDPDGEVLVTVGATEAIAATILALCEPGDEVIAFEPYYDSYAASVALSGAVLRPVTLRPVGGRFTFDPAELRAAAGPRTRAILVNSPHNPTGTVFTRTELEEIATLCRERDLVAVTDEVYEHLTFDGVEHVPLATLPGMRERTVMISSAGKTFSVTGWKTGWVCGPPGFVRAVQTVKQFLTFTAAAPWQLAAAHGLRHELDWVSALRADLEAKRDRLTAGLAAAGFEVHRPEGTYFVQTDIRPLGFADGLALTRELPSLAGVVAIPTQVFYARPERGSHFVRFAFCKKDEVIDEAVRRLTRLGGAGS, from the coding sequence GTGAGCGATCCTCTGGTGGCGCGGATGCGCGGGTTCGGAACGACGATCTTCGCCGAGATGTCGGCGCTGGCGGTGCGGACGGGCTCCATCAACCTGGGGCAGGGATTCCCCGACACCGACGGGCCCGCCGCGATGCTGGAACGCGCGGTGTCGGCGATCCGCGACGGCCGCAACCAGTACCCGCCCGGCCCCGGCGTCCCCGAGCTGCGCCAGGCGGTCGCCGAGCACCGCAAGGCCCACTACGGCCTCGACTACGACCCCGACGGCGAGGTGCTCGTCACCGTCGGCGCCACCGAGGCCATCGCGGCGACGATCCTCGCGTTGTGCGAGCCCGGCGACGAGGTGATCGCCTTCGAGCCGTACTACGACTCCTACGCCGCCTCCGTCGCCCTCTCCGGGGCGGTGCTCCGCCCGGTCACCCTGCGTCCGGTGGGGGGCCGCTTCACCTTCGACCCGGCCGAGCTGCGCGCCGCCGCCGGGCCGCGCACCCGGGCGATCCTGGTGAACTCCCCGCACAACCCCACCGGCACGGTCTTCACCCGCACCGAGCTGGAGGAGATCGCCACGCTGTGCCGGGAGCGCGACCTGGTCGCGGTGACCGACGAGGTCTACGAGCACCTCACCTTCGACGGCGTCGAGCACGTCCCACTGGCCACGCTGCCCGGCATGCGCGAGCGCACCGTGATGATCTCCTCGGCGGGCAAGACCTTCTCGGTCACCGGCTGGAAGACCGGCTGGGTCTGCGGCCCGCCCGGGTTCGTCCGCGCAGTCCAGACCGTCAAGCAGTTCCTCACCTTCACCGCCGCCGCCCCCTGGCAGCTCGCCGCCGCGCACGGCCTGCGCCACGAGCTCGACTGGGTCTCCGCCCTCCGCGCGGACCTGGAGGCCAAGCGCGACCGGTTGACGGCCGGGCTGGCCGCGGCGGGCTTCGAGGTCCACCGCCCCGAGGGCACGTACTTCGTGCAGACCGACATCCGGCCGCTCGGCTTCGCCGACGGCCTCGCCCTGACCCGTGAGCTGCCGTCCCTGGCGGGCGTGGTCGCCATCCCCACCCAGGTCTTCTACGCCCGCCCCGAACGCGGGAGCCACTTCGTCCGGTTCGCCTTCTGCAAGAAGGACGAGGTCATCGATGAGGCGGTGCGGCGCCTGACCCGCCTCGGCGGCGCCGGCTCCTGA
- a CDS encoding isopenicillin N synthase family oxygenase, which produces MQSATEAIRSQLTGWGFMAAEVPGIGRRVENMMNEFASACASTEPSLADYKHSSVPQLSVGGTHGFFPYNSEVPRLAKGVPDPKEFIHVSGAMIADQPPGAGDVLRAFPEFGASATEVFDIAFTLISLFGEVVRGMMPDGTPALDLSRDATNLRVIHYRDVGDRQVLAHEHSGIQMLGLQLPPSDQGLQYILHDGTWVEPVIAKTDVVLCNIGRMLSSASDGRFRPSTHRVHTKPMPAGYKRLSSVLFAYPPHKAQQWKMVDGELTMINETWGDFIENRFQGLGK; this is translated from the coding sequence ATGCAATCCGCCACCGAGGCCATCAGGTCCCAGCTGACCGGATGGGGTTTCATGGCCGCGGAGGTCCCCGGCATCGGCCGACGCGTCGAGAACATGATGAACGAATTCGCGTCGGCCTGCGCGTCGACCGAGCCGAGCCTGGCCGATTACAAGCACTCGTCCGTGCCGCAGCTGTCCGTCGGCGGCACGCACGGGTTCTTCCCGTACAACTCGGAGGTTCCCCGCCTGGCCAAGGGCGTGCCCGACCCCAAGGAGTTCATTCACGTGAGCGGGGCGATGATCGCCGATCAACCGCCCGGCGCGGGGGACGTCCTGCGTGCCTTCCCGGAGTTCGGGGCCTCCGCCACCGAGGTGTTCGACATCGCCTTCACGCTCATCTCACTCTTCGGCGAGGTCGTCCGCGGCATGATGCCGGACGGTACGCCGGCGCTGGATCTCTCCCGCGACGCCACCAACCTGCGGGTGATCCACTACAGGGACGTGGGCGACCGCCAGGTGCTGGCGCACGAGCACTCGGGGATCCAGATGCTCGGTCTCCAGCTTCCCCCCTCCGACCAGGGCCTGCAGTACATCCTGCATGACGGCACCTGGGTCGAGCCGGTGATCGCCAAGACCGACGTGGTCCTGTGCAACATAGGACGGATGCTGTCGAGCGCCTCCGACGGGCGATTCCGGCCGTCGACGCACCGCGTGCACACCAAGCCCATGCCTGCCGGCTACAAGCGCCTGTCGTCGGTGCTGTTCGCCTATCCGCCGCACAAGGCCCAGCAGTGGAAGATGGTGGACGGCGAGCTGACGATGATCAACGAGACGTGGGGCGACTTCATCGAGAACAGGTTCCAGGGCCTGGGGAAGTGA
- a CDS encoding response regulator transcription factor has product MTKARNPFPAPPSSRRPGDNGSQRSELSVFWLAEDDISYHGLPPLLMKVPNVGRAAVGQNAAEARALLEEEDFDLAVIPLTALPEIMGGGPLRAFPKTLATIREQDVEVVSSLGRRYGVDGYLLRDEINVVGLSDAFEQVFRGDVPAPSGVARGPVTGAGDASGPAAHPIRRLTERERTVLALLRRGMSNHQIARAMGITIHGVKRHVSNLLVKFDCSNRTEVALVAERLGMDSPSRSRRAVRRVT; this is encoded by the coding sequence GTGACGAAGGCCAGAAATCCGTTTCCGGCCCCTCCTTCCAGCCGGCGGCCCGGAGACAACGGCTCGCAGCGCTCGGAGCTGTCCGTCTTCTGGCTCGCCGAGGACGACATCTCCTATCACGGGCTCCCCCCGCTTCTCATGAAAGTGCCGAATGTGGGCAGGGCCGCGGTCGGGCAGAACGCGGCGGAGGCCAGGGCCCTGCTGGAGGAAGAGGATTTCGACCTGGCGGTGATACCGCTCACCGCGTTACCGGAGATTATGGGCGGCGGCCCCCTGCGGGCTTTCCCGAAGACATTGGCCACGATAAGGGAACAGGACGTGGAGGTCGTCTCGTCCCTGGGCCGGAGATACGGCGTGGACGGATATCTCCTGCGGGACGAGATCAACGTCGTGGGGCTGTCCGACGCCTTCGAGCAGGTGTTCCGCGGCGACGTGCCCGCCCCGTCCGGTGTGGCGCGCGGGCCGGTGACCGGCGCGGGAGACGCGTCCGGCCCCGCCGCGCACCCGATCAGAAGGCTGACCGAGCGCGAGCGCACCGTGCTGGCCCTGCTGCGGCGCGGGATGAGCAACCACCAGATCGCCCGGGCCATGGGGATAACCATCCACGGCGTCAAACGTCACGTCTCGAACCTGCTGGTGAAGTTCGACTGCTCCAACCGGACGGAGGTGGCCCTGGTCGCGGAGCGGCTGGGAATGGACTCCCCCTCCCGGAGTCGGCGTGCCGTACGGCGGGTGACGTAA
- the priA gene encoding bifunctional 1-(5-phosphoribosyl)-5-((5-phosphoribosylamino)methylideneamino)imidazole-4-carboxamide isomerase/phosphoribosylanthranilate isomerase PriA — translation MPTQRLTLLPAVDVRDGQAVRLVRGESGSETWYGDPLAAALAWQRAGAEWIHLVDLDAAFGTGTNREVITQVVGALDVRTELCGGLRDDDAVAAALATGCTRVVLGTGALESPGWVADVIARHGDRVAVELSVRGTTLRSHGWTRDAGELYETLARLDSAGCARYVVTDITRDGTLRGPNLELLENVCAATRGPVVASGGVSCLDDLRAVASLAPLGVEGAVVGKALYAGNFTLREALDAVGGPDPRPRVPAEKG, via the coding sequence ATGCCGACCCAGCGCCTGACCCTGCTTCCCGCCGTCGACGTCCGGGACGGCCAGGCCGTCCGCCTCGTACGCGGCGAGTCCGGGTCCGAGACCTGGTACGGCGACCCGCTCGCCGCGGCGCTCGCCTGGCAGCGCGCGGGGGCCGAGTGGATACACCTGGTCGACCTCGACGCCGCCTTCGGCACCGGGACCAACAGGGAAGTGATCACGCAGGTGGTCGGGGCCCTCGACGTCAGGACCGAACTGTGCGGCGGCCTCCGCGACGACGACGCCGTGGCCGCGGCCCTGGCCACCGGCTGCACCCGGGTGGTCCTGGGCACGGGCGCCCTGGAGAGCCCCGGGTGGGTCGCGGACGTCATCGCCCGGCACGGCGATCGGGTCGCCGTCGAGCTGAGCGTCCGCGGCACCACCCTGCGCAGCCACGGCTGGACCCGGGACGCCGGCGAGCTCTACGAGACCCTGGCCCGGCTGGACTCGGCGGGGTGCGCACGGTACGTCGTCACCGACATCACCAGGGACGGCACCCTGCGGGGGCCCAACCTGGAACTGCTGGAGAACGTCTGCGCCGCCACCCGCGGCCCCGTCGTGGCCTCCGGTGGGGTGTCCTGCCTCGACGACCTCCGCGCCGTCGCCTCGCTGGCGCCCCTGGGGGTCGAGGGAGCCGTCGTGGGGAAGGCGCTCTACGCCGGGAACTTCACCCTGCGGGAGGCGTTGGACGCCGTGGGCGGCCCTGATCCGCGGCCGCGGGTGCCCGCCGAAAAAGGGTGA
- a CDS encoding HAD family hydrolase, with protein sequence MKRRMIVCDLDGTLLNSSGLVSERTRVAVHRARSAGHVFAIATARPVRDTRHVAVALGNETVAVCGNGSITFDFVRDEVVDYHPLAETHVAEALAVLRGRLPGVRLGAECRLELVLEDSFELPPALSRSARRVPRLEEAIDRHNVGKLMVQLEGTARHYYEGVRRILAGCEVTISADVFCEVMRAGVTKAAALEVMAGRLGFAGDDVIAFGDMPNDLPMLTWAGTAVAVANAHPAVLASADEVTASNDDDGVAAWLERLTGHH encoded by the coding sequence GTGAAACGCCGGATGATCGTGTGCGACCTCGACGGGACGCTGCTGAACTCCTCCGGCCTGGTGTCGGAACGCACCCGCGTGGCGGTGCACCGCGCGCGGAGCGCGGGGCACGTCTTCGCCATCGCGACGGCGCGACCGGTTCGTGACACCCGGCACGTGGCCGTGGCGCTCGGCAACGAGACCGTAGCGGTCTGCGGGAACGGCTCCATCACCTTCGACTTCGTCCGGGACGAGGTGGTCGACTACCACCCGCTGGCCGAGACGCACGTCGCGGAGGCGCTGGCGGTCCTGCGCGGCCGGCTCCCGGGCGTCCGGCTGGGGGCGGAGTGCCGGCTGGAGCTGGTGCTGGAGGACTCCTTCGAACTGCCCCCGGCCCTGTCGCGCAGCGCGCGGCGGGTGCCGCGACTGGAGGAGGCGATCGACCGGCACAACGTCGGCAAGCTCATGGTGCAACTGGAGGGGACCGCCCGCCACTACTACGAGGGCGTGCGCCGGATCCTCGCCGGATGCGAGGTCACCATCTCGGCGGACGTGTTCTGCGAGGTGATGCGCGCCGGCGTCACCAAGGCGGCCGCCCTGGAGGTGATGGCGGGGCGACTCGGGTTCGCCGGCGACGACGTGATCGCGTTCGGCGACATGCCGAACGACCTTCCCATGCTGACCTGGGCGGGTACGGCGGTGGCCGTCGCGAACGCCCATCCGGCGGTGCTCGCCTCGGCCGACGAGGTGACGGCGTCCAACGACGACGACGGCGTCGCCGCGTGGCTGGAGCGACTGACCGGACACCACTGA
- a CDS encoding BMP family lipoprotein, which produces MPRPSAARLLAICLLLCSLTACTTTGNGAAAGPASGKDGAAASKIAVGVAYSRGGRGDKSFNDSVGAGVDRAKAELGVPVKELSPNAAGSDLEEVLRLLAETGHNPVLAVGFFYAQPLTKVAPAFPRTQFVIIDDATVKLPNVTNVAFREEEASYLVGAAAALKSATGRIGFIGGVQTPPQESFLAGYAAGARKINPKIHLSSVFITQPPDFSGFSSPDKAQEAARGMYDSGADIVYHAAGASGLGVFQAAKAAGKWAIGVDVDQRKTVDPELADVILTSATKELDVAVLRVIQEAAAGKAVYGLREFGLKEEGVAYATSGGGISDIAPRLEEIRKQIISGRITVPAVP; this is translated from the coding sequence ATGCCCCGACCGTCCGCCGCTCGACTACTCGCCATCTGCTTGCTGCTGTGTTCGCTCACGGCCTGCACGACCACGGGGAACGGCGCCGCCGCGGGCCCGGCCTCCGGCAAGGACGGCGCCGCCGCTTCGAAGATCGCCGTCGGAGTGGCCTACAGCCGCGGCGGGCGCGGCGACAAGTCCTTCAACGACTCCGTGGGGGCCGGAGTGGACCGGGCGAAGGCGGAGCTGGGCGTGCCGGTCAAGGAACTCAGCCCCAACGCGGCCGGGTCGGACCTGGAGGAGGTCCTGCGACTGCTCGCGGAGACGGGCCACAACCCCGTCCTGGCCGTCGGCTTCTTCTACGCCCAGCCCCTGACGAAGGTCGCGCCGGCCTTCCCCCGCACCCAGTTCGTCATCATCGACGACGCGACGGTGAAGCTGCCCAACGTCACCAACGTGGCGTTCAGGGAGGAGGAGGCGAGCTACCTGGTCGGAGCGGCGGCGGCCCTCAAGTCGGCCACCGGGCGGATCGGTTTCATCGGCGGCGTGCAGACGCCGCCCCAGGAGAGCTTCCTGGCCGGATACGCGGCCGGTGCCCGGAAGATCAACCCCAAGATCCACCTCTCCAGCGTGTTCATCACCCAGCCGCCCGACTTCAGTGGATTCTCCTCCCCGGACAAGGCCCAGGAAGCGGCCCGCGGGATGTACGACAGCGGCGCCGACATCGTCTATCACGCCGCCGGCGCCTCCGGGCTCGGCGTCTTCCAGGCGGCCAAAGCGGCGGGCAAGTGGGCGATCGGGGTCGACGTGGACCAGCGCAAGACGGTCGACCCGGAGCTGGCCGACGTGATCCTCACCAGCGCCACCAAGGAACTCGACGTCGCGGTGCTGCGCGTCATCCAGGAGGCGGCGGCCGGCAAGGCGGTCTACGGGCTGCGCGAATTCGGGCTCAAGGAGGAAGGGGTGGCCTACGCCACGAGCGGCGGTGGCATCAGCGACATAGCGCCGCGCCTGGAGGAGATCCGCAAACAGATCATCTCCGGCCGGATCACCGTGCCCGCCGTCCCCTAG